In Pseudomonas sp. R76, one genomic interval encodes:
- a CDS encoding MFS transporter yields MANHSDLRNTLSLDSLNFFLADVRDGLGPYLAIYLLAVHKWDPASIGVVMTLAGIAALLTQGPAGALIDRTRSKRAVIAVAAILVTVSCLVLPFVSSFSWVAVTQAASAVAASVFAPAISAISLGITGPRAFTRRTGRNETFNHAGNAVAALLAGGLAYLFGPVVVFYLMAFMALASIVAVSCVSASAIDHEVARGFDPAHSSEHEQPSGVKVLLANRPLLLFAICCALFHLANAAMLPLVSQKLSQINLQMATPLTSACIVAAQLVMVPMAWLVGSKADVWGRKPLLLAGFMILPLRGVLYTLSSDPYWLVAVQMLDGIGAGIFGALFPVIVKDLTQGTGRFNVSLGALSTVFGLGAALSTSLAGFVVQQAGYNAAFLTLAAVAALALALLWLAMPETLAKPSFARITTVT; encoded by the coding sequence GTGGCCAATCACTCCGACCTGCGCAATACCTTGTCCCTGGACAGCCTGAATTTCTTCCTGGCGGATGTGCGTGACGGCCTCGGCCCTTATTTGGCGATCTACCTGCTGGCCGTGCACAAATGGGACCCGGCCAGCATCGGCGTGGTCATGACCCTGGCCGGTATCGCCGCGTTGCTCACCCAAGGCCCGGCGGGCGCATTGATCGACCGCACGCGCAGCAAGCGTGCGGTGATCGCGGTGGCCGCCATCCTGGTGACCGTCAGTTGCCTGGTGCTGCCGTTTGTCAGCTCGTTCAGTTGGGTGGCAGTGACCCAGGCGGCCAGTGCTGTCGCCGCGTCGGTGTTTGCCCCGGCCATTTCGGCCATTTCCCTCGGGATAACCGGGCCGCGCGCCTTCACCCGCCGCACCGGGCGCAATGAAACCTTCAACCACGCCGGCAACGCCGTGGCCGCGCTGCTGGCGGGCGGCCTGGCCTACCTGTTCGGCCCGGTGGTGGTGTTTTACCTGATGGCGTTTATGGCGCTGGCCAGTATCGTCGCGGTCAGTTGTGTGTCGGCGTCGGCGATTGACCACGAAGTCGCGCGCGGCTTCGACCCGGCTCACAGCAGTGAGCATGAACAACCTTCCGGCGTGAAAGTGCTGCTGGCCAACCGCCCGCTACTGCTGTTCGCCATCTGCTGCGCGCTGTTCCACTTGGCGAATGCCGCGATGCTGCCGCTGGTCAGCCAGAAGCTGTCGCAGATCAACCTGCAAATGGCCACGCCGCTGACCTCGGCATGCATTGTCGCGGCGCAATTGGTGATGGTGCCGATGGCCTGGCTGGTGGGCAGCAAAGCCGACGTATGGGGGCGCAAACCACTGTTGCTGGCTGGCTTCATGATTTTGCCGCTGCGCGGCGTTTTGTACACCTTGTCCAGCGACCCTTATTGGCTGGTGGCCGTGCAGATGCTTGACGGCATCGGCGCAGGGATTTTCGGCGCGCTGTTCCCGGTGATCGTCAAGGACCTGACCCAAGGCACGGGCCGCTTCAACGTCAGCCTGGGCGCGCTGTCCACGGTGTTTGGCCTGGGCGCGGCGCTGAGCACCAGCCTGGCCGGATTCGTGGTGCAACAGGCCGGTTACAACGCGGCCTTCCTGACCCTGGCCGCCGTTGCGGCGCTGGCTTTGGCGCTGTTATGGCTGGCCATGCCGGAGACATTGGCAAAACCATCGTTCGCACGCATTACAACTGTCACCTGA
- a CDS encoding M10 family metallopeptidase C-terminal domain-containing protein, giving the protein MAQIKPALPSTGYEVVQRVLDDSQRGGGKTSEYGDPSLNGAEVAQRLNRFGKHWPDSNHNGKTELTFEFSTSMPAASDENQEEMGEYKVERIVPLTLGQKAFVGKVHQEYADVANVTFTEKTAGASEGHLTYRGYSTGDQVSEFAGFAHMPDPKDPAQGTVWMRHLDQTTKFGNWADDDKRQISEEKWRSTLIHEVGHGLGLGHPHAEGEEELEPYYYAEDTKNYTVMSYNVPLLSEAGESVEPASLMLDDISAIQSIYGANTATRAGDTTYGFNSNTERDQYSLKSAEDKPLFAVWDGGGWDSLDFSEFSQNQTINLNAGSSSDVGGLIGNVSIAKGVTIEEAKGGKGENTLIGNNAFNVLRGGPSNDILFGGSGGAQMWGGKGANTFVFDTSSSGKANWVMDFASGKDKLDFSGLRQQLGPLNFVSTLPHDHSKAQDPLSPTFITRPGDVLVTYDAAFQRTHFRMDTTGNGKMDMHIDVQGRVAREDIVV; this is encoded by the coding sequence ATGGCGCAAATCAAACCGGCACTGCCTTCCACGGGGTACGAGGTGGTCCAACGTGTTCTCGACGATAGTCAGCGCGGCGGTGGGAAAACATCGGAATACGGTGATCCTTCTCTGAACGGCGCAGAGGTTGCTCAACGGCTTAACCGATTTGGTAAACACTGGCCCGACAGCAATCATAATGGCAAGACAGAGCTGACTTTTGAGTTTTCCACCTCGATGCCAGCGGCGTCAGACGAAAACCAGGAAGAAATGGGCGAATACAAGGTCGAGCGAATCGTACCCTTAACCCTGGGGCAGAAAGCGTTTGTCGGGAAGGTGCACCAGGAGTATGCCGATGTCGCCAATGTTACGTTCACTGAAAAAACCGCTGGCGCCAGTGAGGGGCATCTGACCTACAGAGGCTACAGCACCGGCGACCAAGTCAGTGAGTTCGCTGGGTTTGCTCACATGCCGGACCCGAAGGATCCTGCGCAGGGTACGGTTTGGATGCGTCATCTGGATCAGACGACCAAGTTCGGCAACTGGGCGGATGATGACAAACGCCAGATCAGTGAAGAGAAGTGGCGTTCGACACTGATTCATGAGGTGGGGCATGGCCTAGGCCTGGGGCATCCGCACGCAGAGGGCGAGGAAGAGCTTGAACCTTATTATTATGCGGAAGATACGAAAAACTACACGGTCATGAGCTACAACGTACCCTTGCTGAGTGAGGCTGGAGAGTCTGTCGAGCCAGCCAGTTTAATGTTGGACGATATATCGGCAATACAATCAATCTATGGTGCCAACACCGCCACACGCGCCGGCGATACGACCTATGGTTTCAATTCCAATACCGAGCGCGATCAATACAGCCTGAAATCAGCCGAAGACAAGCCGCTATTTGCGGTGTGGGACGGCGGTGGTTGGGACTCGCTCGACTTTTCCGAATTCAGCCAAAACCAGACGATAAATCTTAATGCGGGTTCCTCTTCTGACGTAGGGGGGTTAATAGGAAACGTCAGCATCGCCAAGGGTGTGACCATCGAAGAGGCCAAAGGCGGCAAAGGTGAGAATACTCTGATCGGCAATAACGCCTTCAATGTTCTGCGGGGCGGCCCGAGCAACGATATCCTGTTTGGCGGCAGTGGCGGGGCACAGATGTGGGGCGGCAAGGGTGCAAACACCTTTGTCTTTGATACCAGCTCCAGCGGTAAAGCGAACTGGGTGATGGATTTTGCCAGCGGCAAAGACAAGCTCGATTTCTCTGGCTTGCGCCAGCAGTTGGGCCCTCTGAACTTTGTGTCCACGCTGCCGCATGACCACAGTAAAGCGCAAGATCCGCTCAGCCCGACGTTTATCACCCGCCCGGGTGATGTGTTGGTGACCTACGACGCAGCCTTTCAGCGAACGCACTTCAGGATGGATACCACGGGGAATGGCAAAATGGACATGCACATTGATGTGCAAGGAAGAGTTGCTCGCGAAGATATCGTCGTATAA
- a CDS encoding class I SAM-dependent methyltransferase, translated as MDMPSAQQAIASNKHAWDASAKLHKDTANWKALLESVALADFSCLDPTITALLQEVCVAGKDVVQLGCNNGRESLSLFSLGARSVVGVDQSRAFLQQAQELAEVSPHNPEFIEADIYQLPERVHGRFDIALVTIGVLGWMPDVAAFMQHVASTLKPGGTLVIYETHPFLEVFDPLAANPLLPATSYFQRDPLVLQESIVYEGLDEIPGPTSYWYVHTLGSVVSGAIAAHLQIEHLQEYPHCNREELYEQYEHQPALLPLCFTLTATKRLA; from the coding sequence ATGGACATGCCCTCAGCCCAACAGGCCATCGCCAGCAACAAACATGCTTGGGATGCATCCGCCAAACTGCACAAAGACACCGCTAACTGGAAAGCACTGCTGGAATCGGTGGCGCTTGCCGACTTTTCATGCCTGGACCCCACCATTACCGCACTGCTGCAAGAGGTCTGCGTGGCCGGCAAGGACGTGGTGCAACTGGGCTGCAACAACGGGCGTGAAAGCCTGTCGCTGTTCAGCCTGGGCGCGCGCTCCGTGGTGGGTGTGGATCAATCCCGCGCCTTCCTTCAGCAAGCACAGGAACTGGCTGAAGTTTCGCCCCACAACCCCGAATTTATTGAGGCCGACATTTATCAACTGCCCGAGCGTGTGCACGGGCGCTTTGATATTGCCTTGGTGACCATTGGCGTATTGGGCTGGATGCCGGATGTGGCGGCGTTTATGCAACATGTGGCAAGCACGCTCAAGCCCGGTGGCACCTTGGTGATTTACGAAACCCACCCGTTCCTGGAGGTGTTCGACCCGCTGGCCGCCAACCCGCTTTTGCCCGCCACGTCGTACTTCCAGCGCGACCCCTTGGTGTTGCAGGAGTCAATTGTCTACGAGGGGCTGGATGAAATTCCCGGACCTACGTCCTATTGGTATGTGCATACCCTGGGCAGTGTGGTGAGTGGGGCGATTGCGGCGCACTTGCAGATCGAACATCTGCAGGAGTACCCGCATTGCAACCGTGAGGAACTGTACGAGCAGTATGAGCATCAACCTGCGCTACTGCCGCTGTGTTTTACCCTGACGGCTACCAAGCGCCTCGCCTGA
- a CDS encoding TIGR03067 domain-containing protein, whose translation MSSLSNSDYQALQGSWEQTALEDSGVLNPVDAHSAPGALTTITGDCFEVRTTDDELLLAGRFTLDSTTTPKSITWVDAIGEDAGKPLPASYRLEGDDFVFIAADAGMPRPTVFSTGPGQTMRTFVRRG comes from the coding sequence ATGTCATCCCTTTCAAACAGCGATTACCAGGCACTTCAAGGCAGTTGGGAGCAAACCGCACTCGAAGACAGCGGCGTACTCAACCCGGTTGATGCCCACAGCGCACCGGGCGCCCTGACCACCATCACCGGCGACTGCTTTGAAGTGCGCACGACAGACGACGAGTTGCTGCTGGCCGGCCGATTTACCCTCGACAGCACCACCACGCCCAAGAGCATTACCTGGGTTGACGCGATAGGCGAAGACGCCGGCAAGCCATTGCCCGCCAGCTACCGCCTTGAAGGCGATGATTTTGTGTTTATTGCCGCCGATGCGGGTATGCCCCGCCCGACGGTGTTCAGCACCGGGCCTGGGCAAACCATGCGCACGTTTGTACGCAGGGGTTGA
- a CDS encoding ABC-F family ATPase, translated as MISTANITMQFGAKPLFENVSVKFGAGNRYGLIGANGCGKSTFMKILGGDLDPSGGQVMLEPNVRLGKLRQDQFAYEEFTVLDTVIMGHEELWKVKAERDRIYSLPEMSEDDGMAVAELETEFAEMDGYTAESRAGELLLGLGIPLEQHFGPMSEVSPGWKLRVLLAQALFSDPEVLLLDEPTNHLDINTIRWLENILTQRSSLMIIISHDRHFLNSVCTHMADLDYGELRLFPGNYDEYMTVATQSREQLLSDNAKKKAQISELQSFVSRFSANASKAKQATSRAKAIDKIQLAEVKPSSRVSPFIRFDQNKKLHRQAVMVEKMAKGFDGKPLFKDFSFQVEAGERVAIIGPNGIGKTTLLRTLVNELTPDAGSIKWTDAAELGYYAQDHAHDFEDDVTLFDWMGQWTQGEQMIRGTLGRMLFSNDEILKSVKVISGGEQGRMLFGKLILQKPNVLIMDEPTNHLDMESIEALNLALENYPGTLIFVSHDREFVSSLATRIIELSANGVIDFSGTYDDYLRSQGVVF; from the coding sequence TTGATCTCCACAGCTAACATCACCATGCAGTTCGGCGCCAAGCCGCTCTTCGAGAATGTCTCGGTCAAATTCGGCGCCGGCAACCGTTATGGTTTGATCGGTGCCAACGGTTGCGGCAAGTCGACCTTCATGAAAATCCTTGGCGGCGACCTCGATCCGTCCGGCGGCCAGGTCATGCTGGAGCCGAACGTACGTTTGGGTAAGCTGCGCCAGGACCAGTTCGCCTACGAAGAATTCACCGTGCTCGACACCGTGATCATGGGCCACGAAGAGCTGTGGAAGGTCAAGGCTGAACGCGACCGCATCTACTCGCTGCCGGAAATGAGCGAAGACGACGGCATGGCCGTGGCCGAGCTGGAAACCGAGTTCGCCGAAATGGACGGCTACACTGCCGAATCCCGCGCCGGTGAGCTGCTGCTGGGCCTGGGCATTCCCCTGGAACAGCACTTCGGCCCGATGAGCGAAGTCTCCCCAGGCTGGAAACTGCGAGTGTTGCTGGCCCAGGCGCTGTTCTCCGACCCTGAAGTGCTGTTGCTCGACGAACCGACCAACCACTTGGACATCAACACCATTCGCTGGCTGGAAAACATCCTGACCCAGCGTTCCAGCCTGATGATCATCATCTCTCACGACCGTCACTTCCTGAACAGCGTGTGCACCCACATGGCTGACCTGGACTACGGCGAGCTGCGCCTGTTCCCGGGCAACTACGACGAGTACATGACCGTGGCGACCCAGTCCCGCGAGCAACTGCTGTCGGACAACGCCAAGAAGAAGGCGCAGATCTCCGAATTGCAATCGTTCGTCAGCCGCTTCTCGGCCAACGCCTCGAAAGCCAAGCAGGCCACCTCCCGCGCCAAGGCGATCGACAAGATCCAGCTGGCCGAGGTCAAGCCTTCAAGCCGCGTGAGCCCGTTCATCCGTTTCGATCAGAACAAGAAGCTGCACCGCCAGGCAGTGATGGTCGAAAAAATGGCCAAGGGTTTCGACGGCAAGCCACTGTTCAAAGACTTCAGCTTCCAGGTTGAAGCCGGCGAGCGTGTTGCGATCATCGGCCCGAACGGTATCGGCAAGACCACCCTGCTGCGCACCCTGGTCAATGAATTGACCCCGGACGCCGGCAGCATCAAGTGGACCGACGCCGCCGAACTGGGCTACTACGCTCAGGACCACGCGCACGACTTCGAAGATGACGTCACGCTGTTCGACTGGATGGGTCAGTGGACTCAGGGCGAACAAATGATTCGCGGCACATTGGGCCGCATGCTGTTCTCCAACGACGAGATCCTCAAGTCGGTCAAGGTCATCTCCGGCGGTGAGCAAGGCCGCATGCTGTTCGGCAAGCTGATCCTGCAAAAGCCGAACGTGCTGATCATGGACGAACCGACCAACCACTTGGACATGGAATCCATCGAAGCGCTGAACCTGGCGCTGGAAAACTACCCGGGCACGCTGATCTTCGTCAGCCACGACCGCGAGTTCGTATCGTCCCTGGCCACCCGCATCATCGAGTTGAGCGCCAACGGCGTGATCGACTTCAGCGGCACCTATGACGACTACCTGCGCAGCCAAGGCGTGGTGTTCTAA
- the lpxO gene encoding lipid A hydroxylase LpxO, giving the protein MKLIIVALYVASIAYVHLRGRVRHKLGRQLSDHSTFLAPINCFLYLFSRQPSRPFLSPADFPDLSPLQEHWEEIRQEGQNLMRMGEIKRSEQYNDVGFNSFFKSGWKRFYLKWYGDSHPSAMKLCPRTTELVQSIGSIKAAMFAELPPGSKLVRHRDPYAGSYRYHLGLDTPNDPGCYINVDGESYYWRDGEPVMFDETYIHYAENTTQQNRIILFCDIERPMKYRWAAAFNRWFSRNVMAAAGSPNDDGDKTGGLNRAFTRLYKIRLRGKELKKRNRARYYLEKWAIFAGLALIFILI; this is encoded by the coding sequence TTGAAACTCATCATTGTTGCTCTCTACGTTGCCTCCATCGCGTATGTTCACCTGCGTGGTCGGGTGCGACACAAGCTGGGTCGCCAGCTTAGCGACCACTCGACGTTCCTGGCGCCGATCAATTGCTTCCTCTATTTATTCTCCAGGCAGCCAAGCCGCCCGTTCCTGTCGCCTGCCGACTTTCCGGACCTGAGCCCATTGCAGGAGCACTGGGAGGAAATCCGCCAGGAAGGCCAGAATCTGATGCGCATGGGCGAGATCAAGCGCTCGGAGCAGTACAACGATGTGGGTTTCAACTCGTTCTTCAAGTCAGGCTGGAAGCGCTTTTACCTCAAGTGGTACGGCGACAGCCACCCGTCGGCGATGAAGCTCTGCCCGCGTACCACCGAGCTGGTGCAAAGCATCGGCTCGATCAAGGCGGCGATGTTCGCCGAGTTGCCACCGGGCTCCAAGCTGGTGCGCCACCGCGATCCGTACGCGGGTTCCTACCGTTATCACTTGGGGCTGGACACGCCTAACGATCCTGGCTGCTATATCAATGTGGATGGCGAAAGTTACTACTGGCGCGACGGCGAGCCGGTGATGTTTGATGAGACATACATTCACTACGCGGAAAACACCACGCAGCAGAACCGCATCATCCTGTTCTGCGATATCGAACGGCCGATGAAGTATCGCTGGGCGGCGGCGTTCAACCGCTGGTTCAGCCGTAACGTGATGGCCGCGGCGGGGTCGCCGAACGATGATGGCGACAAGACCGGGGGCCTGAACCGTGCGTTTACCCGCCTGTACAAGATCCGCCTGCGTGGCAAGGAGCTGAAAAAGCGCAATCGTGCACGTTACTACCTGGAAAAGTGGGCGATTTTTGCAGGTTTGGCGCTGATCTTCATCCTCATCTAA